A region from the Xanthocytophaga agilis genome encodes:
- a CDS encoding polyprenol monophosphomannose synthase yields the protein MKECIVVIPTYNEIENIEEIIRAVFVLPVLFHILIIDDGSPDGTAKKVQELQKEFPGRLLLEQRQGKLGLGTAYIHGFGYALQHGYQYIFEMDADFSHNPQDLVRLYQACKDERYDLAIGSRYITGVNVVNWPMSRVLMSYCAGKYVQFITGMPIRDATAGFKCYHRKVLETINLNKIRFVGYAFQIEMKFSTWKYGFKIKEVPIIFTDRAKGQSKMSIKIFREAIFGVIQMKIRSWFKSYNSAV from the coding sequence GTGAAAGAGTGCATTGTTGTTATCCCAACCTACAACGAGATTGAAAATATTGAAGAGATTATCAGGGCAGTATTTGTTCTCCCTGTTTTATTTCATATTCTAATTATAGATGATGGATCTCCGGATGGAACGGCAAAGAAGGTACAGGAGCTTCAAAAAGAATTTCCAGGTCGGTTATTATTGGAACAAAGACAGGGCAAACTAGGGCTGGGCACTGCCTATATTCATGGCTTTGGGTATGCATTGCAGCATGGATACCAGTATATTTTTGAGATGGATGCAGACTTTTCCCATAATCCACAGGATCTGGTAAGACTTTATCAGGCTTGTAAGGACGAAAGATATGATCTTGCCATAGGCTCACGCTACATTACAGGTGTTAATGTTGTAAACTGGCCAATGAGTCGTGTGCTGATGTCTTATTGTGCAGGTAAATATGTTCAGTTTATTACTGGAATGCCTATTCGAGACGCTACAGCTGGATTTAAATGTTATCACCGGAAGGTGCTTGAAACCATTAATTTAAATAAAATCCGCTTTGTAGGGTATGCCTTCCAGATAGAAATGAAATTTTCTACATGGAAGTATGGTTTTAAAATCAAGGAGGTGCCCATTATTTTTACAGATCGAGCTAAAGGGCAATCCAAAATGTCAATCAAGATATTTAGGGAAGCAATCTTTGGTGTAATACAGATGAAGATCCGGAGTTGGTTTAAGAGCTATAATAGTGCAGTATAA
- a CDS encoding ABC transporter permease, translated as MSQNVITTNHSNESDHWDIEIKAKPRLLDIDLKELWRYRDLLAQFVRRDFVAAYKQTILGPLWHLADPLATTLTYAFIFGFVFNMSTNEMPRILFYLPGISLWTLFSNTLLSTSSTFNANAGIFGKVYFPRLIVPVNVAVNSLIAFSMQLLLFIVLVIIYLIAGANVRISWLIIFTPLITLLTTLIGLGLGMLLASVTNKYRDLSKLVSVSMRLMMFATPIIYPLSKIPEKYRWVIELNPMTNIVECFRYVWLGGNYSVSVIGLIYSIVIMIIVMVLGALVFNKAEKVAMDLV; from the coding sequence ATGTCGCAGAATGTTATCACAACCAATCATTCTAATGAATCAGATCATTGGGATATTGAAATCAAAGCCAAACCACGGTTGTTAGATATTGATCTGAAAGAGTTGTGGAGGTATCGAGATTTGCTTGCTCAATTTGTCAGACGTGATTTTGTAGCTGCTTATAAGCAAACTATTTTGGGTCCTTTGTGGCATCTAGCAGACCCTTTAGCTACCACACTTACATACGCATTTATCTTTGGATTTGTATTTAATATGTCAACCAATGAAATGCCTCGTATTTTATTCTACCTTCCAGGTATTTCTCTGTGGACTTTATTTTCTAATACATTATTAAGTACATCAAGCACTTTTAATGCGAATGCTGGTATTTTTGGTAAAGTTTATTTTCCTCGTCTCATTGTTCCTGTCAATGTTGCAGTTAATTCACTGATTGCCTTTAGCATGCAATTATTATTATTCATTGTTTTGGTTATTATTTACTTGATAGCTGGAGCTAATGTTCGTATCTCTTGGCTCATTATATTCACTCCTCTTATAACCTTATTAACTACTCTTATAGGCTTGGGACTAGGAATGTTGCTAGCATCTGTAACAAATAAATATAGAGATCTAAGTAAGCTAGTATCTGTGAGTATGCGATTAATGATGTTTGCAACACCCATTATCTATCCATTATCTAAAATACCTGAAAAATACCGTTGGGTTATTGAGCTCAATCCTATGACCAACATAGTAGAATGTTTTCGGTATGTTTGGCTAGGAGGAAACTATTCTGTGTCTGTGATAGGATTAATCTATAGTATTGTTATAATGATAATTGTAATGGTATTGGGAGCATTAGTATTCAATAAAGCAGAGAAAGTTGCCATGGATCTGGTATAG